From Corticium candelabrum chromosome 9, ooCorCand1.1, whole genome shotgun sequence:
GAAGAAATGAAAGAACACTACACTGTAGTTGTGATTGGATCTGGCTATGGGGGCTCTATCAGTGCATGCAGAATGGCTAGAGCAGGAAAAGTAAGTTTGCTTATTGATTTAGATGCTAGAGTATTTGCTAACGTTTCCCTCCACAACAGGATGTCTGCGTTCTAGAACAAGGCAAGGAGGTTGTTCCAGGAGACTACCCAAATACATTAGAAAAAGTTTTGACCTGCAATTGAAtacaataatcaattaattgagCTACTGGCTGTTTATGTACCACAGGTTTTACCCGAGGTGAAACTGACACTGCCAGATGGAAGTCTTTGGCCTTCAGGATTCACAAATGGTTTCTATGACATAACGATATCAAAAAATGTGTTGCTCTGGAAAGGGTGTGGACTAGGAGGTGGTTCCTTAGTGAATTCGAGTGAGCATTCACTTCAAACTACATACATTTGAGTTAATTCAGCTTTGATCAATCAAAGGTATTTCCATAAAGCCAGACAGTAGGGTCTTTGAGACGTGGCCAGTAGAACTTCAGCAGGATATGAGCAGGCTGGAAGAAGGATACCAGGTGATGTGACTGAGATATCGTGGCCGATAGGATTCTACAAATATATTTGGTGCATTGCAGAGAGCAACAGAAGTATTATGCCCTGCACAGTATCCTAACCAAGCAACGAAGCCACTAAAAAAATTCAACTCGTTACAGAAGGTATTGCATACCCGGTCACAGTGACAACATGATGAGCATTAATCTTGCAGTGTCACAATTTAAACACATCTTTGTTCTGCAGTTATAATTAGTTCTTTACACATTGCTTTGATATGACAATTGGTGCTTGACTGTATGTGGGACATTCACTGTGACACAGTGgtgtaggaagatgttcacgagcggaGGGGGGcctgtaccgtggatgtcatcatgagtaagcaaaaactacatTGCTTGCCACActgtaaacagatttgcaaaagtcactagcacagaaaatttaaattcctacactgagcaAGGGGACTGCATCCTCCCAGCCCCGGTTCCTACGCCGGTGTAACAGCAACATAAgtacttattaattaattgatttcgCTCGATCactactgtgtgtgtatatataatcTATTCTGGTTAGGCTTCAGGGGTGTCTGTCAACTGTAAGCTGGCATTCACTAACACTACCTTCAAAGACAGAATAAATGACCAAGGTGTTCATCAGGTAGTGGCCGGTGATCGATCAATCCTCACCAACAAGACTGTAGCAATTAAAGAAGAAGTCAATTGTATTTAATGTTTGTTCAGAAAGCATGTGTACTTTGTGGTGACTGTAACACAGGATGTAACTATGGAGCAAAGAACACCTTACTGATGAATTACTTGCCTGACGCCAAAAACCATGGTATGGACCTATAtacaacataataattaaaGTTGGGACAGTTATTGTAACAACTAATTATTAAATCATTGGTCTAATTCCCTTAGGAGCAGAAATATTCTGCAATGTTTGGGTTAGCGATATACTCAGACGAGATGATGGAAAGTGGCTAGTAACTTGCACGGTATCCGATTTGTTGATCACATAATCCCATTACTCGTTAATTTAATAACCATTTTAGTATGGAGGAGATCATGATGGTGCTCCTCATCAAGACAAATTGGTGAGGCTGCTTTAATACTTTAAAATCAATGGCTAcctgttattgatattaatcaggTGACAGCAGATATTGTGATGTTGGGAGCTGGTTCCCTTGGGTCAACAGAGATTTTACTTCGAAGTAGGGAAAAGAATTCATTGGCCATTAGTGAAATGTGTGGAAAAAGATTTGGGAGTAAAACTTCAAAACTTTGTACTTGTAACAAGCAGTACTAAACTTATTTCATCGCACAGCTGATGGTGACTTCTTTGGTTTATCATACAATGGACCAGATGAGGTAAACGGCTGTGGATATAGCTCTCACACACCTGAAGAAATGAAAGGAAAAGAATGTGGTCCGTGCATTACAGGGGTAAACATTTTCCAGAACAAATAAATTTGTGTGCAAGTAAGTGCAAATGCTGCTGTAGGTGTGGGACCTCCGATCAAAATCGAAGCCACTGTCTGAAGGCATGATAATTGAAGACATCACCTTTCCTGGAGCATTTGCATCAGTATATCACTAGGTGTTAGCAGTCTCACAATGAAGATCACAATGTTGTTATTTGAATCTATAGTTGCTGTCTGCAATGCTTCCAGCAGCATCACTCGTGTGGGGGAAAGACACAGACCCTGGTAACACAGGAGAGAAAATGTTGAGGTTCTATTGTACTATTTAAAAATGCATGTGTAGAGTACTGATAGTTTCTCTACAATTATTAGTAGAAATACCATTATTCAGTCATTATTATTTCTTGGACTTAGAATTCTAGAAAGTCTGGCTGAAGGTCCATATTCAGGTGCAACTCAACATAACCTTATGCTGGGAGGAATGAGTACATACGGCAGCAAAGATCAGGTATTTGATGCAAATCACAAACTTTCGTGTTTGTTATTGATCGTCCATATGCCACTTGATTTTGTAGAGCGGTGAACTCAGTCTCGTTGATGGACGTTTGTGCATTGACTTTCCTAACGCTATAGATCCTGATCACAACAGTCAGGTGAAAGCAGTGCTGCATCAGGCAGCTAAAAACATGAACTCAACATACATTGAAGACCCATTAGCCAACCCCACTGTGGTGAGTTATGTTGTTACATAGTCTATTTATCAGACAATGTAAGAAATTTCTTGCAGTTTAAAGAAACTATACCAAAGATAGAGGCAACAATACATCCCCTAGGAGGCTGCATCATGAGTGATTCATACGAGACAGGTGAGCTTTTTATTTGCCACTCTGCTTGCCTAGCTGCCTGTCCAACCATGAAGTTATCTATtggtcaatctgtctgtctgtctgtctgtaacagtGTCTATTTGATGTTAACTAATGGACTATGTTTGTAGTCCACGGTTGTTTACTACTGTTCACAGTTGTTACAgtttaataacaaataaagcattttgtcttgtctacctgcctgtctatctgtcattcTGGCCAACTCTCAATATTCAGGTGTTGTTAACCACAAAGGACAAGTTTGGTCAGGACCTTCCAAGGTCTACGACAGTCTTTATGTTACTGATGGAGCCATCATCCCCACCTCACTGGGTGTTAATCCTCTTCTCACTATATCTGCCCTAGCAGAACGGATCTGCATGCTGCTGGCAGCTGACTTGGGCTGTACCATTAACTACACACCAACACCAAACGTACGGCATGGTGATCATGCAGCAACCCAAGCAGTCCTAGACTGGTAAGcacaaaaaagaaaaagaaaaaacaaCAGATCAGCCAAGATTAAACTACAGACGTCTCAGTCACCAGAtcgggtgtgtgtgtcttgtctaTTATGTCATGTTACCATAGAGTTAGATACCATTGATCCACTTCTGACTGAGCAAACAAAGCATGCATTTGTAGGAAACCAATTGACATCGATGTAATAAGAGACAGTCTCAAGCCATTGTATTGCAATTGTTCCAAGTCATGCCATTGCAATGTACATAATACAGTAAAGTTGTATTTCAGAAAGACTTCATGAGATGTAGAGCAGACTTAgtaacaacagaaagacaataGCCATAACGTTCATCATTTCCTATGCCTACTTATTCCTATGGCAAAGCACAAAGCAGGGCCAGTATCAACACAACAGACCCAATACATTAAACCCTGACTATGTGAAGAAGGCCATTGGTAAATGATATCTACTCGACTTGTGCAATAAATATCATAATCAGCAGATCTACACAAACTATAGCTATAGCCAACATATACATCAAGCACCACAAACACCATAAATCACCAAGCTGTATATGTAACACAGAAATCTTGTATACAACAGTGTTGATTATCCAGCGCAATAGTACACCCCAAAGTGATTGAGAATGGGAGTTCCTATGCCAGTAATTCCTCTAAACTCCACTTTGTTCACTTTCTGAACCGGAGCCGGAAGCAGATCAATCTTTTTATTACCAATGCTAGTACCATTCACAGTAGAGGCAGACAACCCACTCATCGTACTAATAGAAACGTTATATGTCCTCACACGTTGACCCTTCAATAAAACAGATACTCACACAAACTGTAATATACACACCATAGTATACTGtggactaattaattaattatttaatgaaTTTAGTAATTGCCACATTACATTACCTGGCTCTGATCTTCCTGGAGTACAATTCTATCTATAGTTGTAGGTGGGTTAATCATAATAGTAAGGACTGGACCTACGCCTAACAGTAGAGAGAATCATCGTAGAGCTCTCAATGCACAAAAATTGTACCATGACAACAACCTACCTTTTGTAGCATTAATTGGTTTGCCATAGCAAGTACGAATGAAGTCTCCGAGTTCTGGACATTAGATTGTTAGCAAGAAAATGATGGATCCAATGGTAAAATTAGTTACCTTTGTACCTGGCAATATGGTTATCTGGAATCAACCCATTCGTATCGGGTGAAAAGTCTAATAATAAGTTGCCATTATGACCAACAGTTTGATGATAAACCTGGATGAATGCAACTCGGTGAGAACCATGCAAACAATGTAGTTAGAGTCATAGAAAGTACGCATACGTCAATCAGCTCATCCAAAGACCGAATGCCTTCTGAGCTTGAGTAAAACCAACGATCATGGTTTTGTAGTGTTGTATCACCTGCATAAGCAAACAGTTAGAGTCGGTTTTTACAATaaaattacaataaaatatattatagaAATACACTCAGCAGGACACCAAACTGAGCTGTCGGAGTCACCACCACCACTCTCGCCTGTTGACCAATTTGGATCAGGAGCACGTCCTGCCTCGGTACCAATCCATCGAATAGCATTTTTTGACACTCCCTGTCTAAAAGACAAAACAGATACAAATATGCAATCATAAAATAACTATTACAGCAACAAAATATGACCATTCATATTATACCCATTAAATGCTGTTGCATTAGGTTGAAGTTTCTCTAACATAGACGTCAGATTTCCCTTAATATCATGCTGATAACCACCATCAAACCAAACTTCACCTGCCACCAACAAAAGACATTATATCAACCAAACTTCTGTGTTTGCTTCACACTGCCAACCGAGTTGTCCGTACTGGCTCCATAGCTCAGTTAACTGAGCAGACACAATTTGAAGATATTGATCCTGTGTGACATTAGCCATGCCTGGCATAAGGTGACTAGTTTGAACTTCGCCGCCGTGAACGTTTAGGTAATAATTAGTGACAACGCTGTAATAAAATCCGGGTTGTATGCCATGGCTGCGACATGATTTCACAAAGCTTTCGACAATATCGTTGTCTGGTGACTTGCTCTGAGCAACAGTGTAGTTATAACTAAAGACAGACTCATATAAACATCTCCGTCTGACACATAGTTATACATCTAATATGACTTACACAAACTTAAATTCAGGAAAGTGCACTTTTGATGGCCACAAAGCAAATCCGCAGTTGTGCTTTGCAACAAGAACCGCATACTTAGCTCCAAATGCCTGAAAGGCAGCAGCCCATTGATCTGTGTTGATTTTGCTTGGACTGAACAGTGATGGGGGCGGCACACCTTTACCAGGAAATTCACAACTGCAACATATCACAATTAATTAGAGGCCTCATCTCATGATATATGCCATATAGACTTAGTTATTGCCGATTTAAGTAACGATACacacaatacagacagacagacagacagacaaacagatatgtTACTAGAGAAAATGATTCTCAACAGtgctacaacattgcagtcctAAGACTATTGCAAGGAAACTGTCATGCCTTTTCTATGAGCTCCAGTAGtgtaaagaactatcatactcagttttaCGTACATTAGTTTTTGaggtgtattgaccctattgggtctctggaacattttaaatagttttggttgtaataacATTCATTTATGAAGATATAtgaaatgacagacagacagacagacaagcagaaagacGAATGGATGGACgggcacacacgcacacatgcacacacacacacacacctaaatccaaaatcctaaatgtcaggagctgcctctcaaaggtcacgcccccagctgttaagctgggccctgtgcgctacttagggaactctgggcccgtgctagcaaactcctggagccgggccaggcactcacaggagcaccgacttgttaAGCCAActtgtggtgtgagcacccaaagtctcaccaggaccctagtggctgatgtcacgtcacagccgatggccgcttaggactccagtcaatgactaggtactcatttacactCCTGattttatactcctgagtcgagagaagcaaatgtgtgttagtttcttgcttaagaaaattatgccatagcctgccatcactgtgacttgaactgatgacccttcaaggtcctggatgttaccactccgtaagatgactctctaaccaactgagctatcgcaacacacacacacacacacacacacacacacacacacacacacacacacacacacacacacacacacacacacacacacacacactcaagaTTTATTATTCTCACCCATCACCAGCCACATAAGTAGCCATATTATACGTTACCAAAGCTCCCAGTTCCCAACTACTCCATTCAagctacaaaaacaaacacagcacTCACCCATCTCCTGACAAAAACGTAGCCATGTTGAAATGTATTATCGCCCCAAGTTCCCATTTACTCCACTTCAGCTACAAATACGTCGCATATGCACGTCTCCACATGCTCACAAATATAAGCAAAGTTTGCACCTGGGGAGGAGTTGGTAGCGGAATGTCTGAAGTCGCCGCATAATTCGCAAAACCCAGCAACACGAGCAGCAACCCAACACTCATGTCAGTCATTAGTTAGCGCACGTGAGCACGTGAACACGTGATCTATGTATTTGCTATTTATAAAgacaatgacaataaatacTTCTAATCATGAATAGAACATACGAATCTATTTGTCTAATCATAAATCACTGTACATGTCAAGCATCCTTCTCTTTTTGTAACGATAAAGACATAAATCCAGCAAGGACATCCTGAATCTCATCGACCTGTAACATACGAATATCAATTAGTTAAAAAATTAGCATCAACAAATAGGTAAACTGTATGCAACACGTTTATACATTGTTATATGTAGCATATATTGCCGCTTTCAAACATCCCATACAATTTCCAATAaactcacaatacaatacaatacaatacactaaaactaaaattacaatacaacacagcacaacacaacaccacaccacaccacaccacaccacacgacACGATACAATACgataccatacaatacaatacactacactaaaactaaacttacaatacaacacaacacaacacaacacaatacaataccataccataccataccataccataccataccatataacacaatacaatacaatacaatacaacagaaTAAGCACAATTTACACCCGACATATAGAAATGAAGTGATTGCATATCAATcaagacagacatgcacatacaAGCACATTTCTCCACTCTGTCTATTGTTGAATGGTAATCCTTAGTAGTTACCCAGAAAAACTGATACAATTTTATATCAACTCTCACTATGATACTACTAACTGCTATTGCACGTACTCACACTAAAGGGTGACTATACAACAAGATGCCTGTATGTACAATTTAGTAGGTACACAATACAAACGACAAAGTTTCTACCTCTTCTAGAGTTGCTGTCGATGCTAAACGTTGACCTAATGCTTCCAACTGATTTCCTGATTCCGTATCTCCTGTTCTGTGGAGGTAAACTTTTAGTAAATCTACAATCTGTGTGAACAAGAAACAATTAGTATATTGTATCCACGACAtcccaaccatataacaatttgtttgttagaGCAATAATTAGACTACATGTATAGCACCTGAGCTACTTCCTGTCGTAAACGAAAAGGCATTGCACGTAAGAATTTGTCTTCTGTCAACAAGCGGAGTCGCCCTCTAGCTAACTGTAATGGCGTATGACCTGCCATATCCTCAGCATTAACATCAGTtcctgacaaacagatacatcaTTCACAGTTGTAGTCTTCTAATGTCATACAAATtgttgttaggtttcttgttACTATGGCAACTCAAAATAGCAAAACTATTTATTAAGCTCCAATAAGATCATTCAAGCACAAAATTCATTGACTTATTTGGCTGATGGTTGTGTTACCTGCTTTAAGAAGCACCGTAACGACATCAATCCGGCCTATGCAAGCAGCTGTGCAAGACGGCAAGATTATAAGACAACTAAATGTGTAATAAACAGTGAGCCTACCTAAATGCAGGCCTGTATTTCCAATTCTGTCTCTTTGATTGACATCAGCTCCATTAGAAATCAATAACGAAACTATTGATCACCATACAACcatgacacaaacaaatataatgTTGCATGTTAGAGACAGACCTATATCCACGTTGCCTCTAGatgcagcaaagtgaagtgaGGTTCGTCCATGATCATCAGCTGCTCGAACATTAACACCCTCTTCCAGTAATTTGTgtactacaacaacagaaagagagCTGATTATGCAACTCAATGTTTGAAACTACCTAAAAGTGGCTGTCTCTGTATGAATCAGGAATattgcaatacacaaaaatTCAATTGAATAGCATTACTTTTCTTATCTCATTCTACAAAGAATTTCTGTAtttacatgtaaacaaactacagtgtgtgtgtgtgtgtgtgtgtgtgtgtgtgtgtgtgtgtgtgtgtgtgtgtgtgtgtgtgtgtgtgtgtgtgtgtatagtaATTTGCATGAATAATCAAGTAAGAATCTTGGTAGCCAAGACAGTAAGAAAGATGCACCCAAACTATCAACCGTTACTCAACGTTAGGGTAACAAACTTAATACCACTTAGCTGGAGTGTTCTAAATGTTAGAAACTGTTAGGTTTCAAGTAAACTATATGATTAATTGCCATTAGATGTGTCGTTGGCTCATCCACGGCGTTTGGACTCAGTGAAGGCAGCCTCCAGAGAAGaaggagtagcagcaatgaaacaggagaagaagaaagaggcaaagtATAATTCTGAGCTGCTGCCAGAAGGGTCCTGCCCTttggtcattcctcttgttttcaaacattttggcagTTCGGGCGAACAAGCAGTTAGAGatttgaacaagctggcaaagagtgcaagggaTGAAGAAGAAAGACGAAATGAGACCGACTTCAAAAATAAGTGGCAATCAATCAGTTCAGTAGCTCTacagcgttgcaatgcaaaagtagtctcggacaaactcattagcatagcgagATTAGAACATCGAAATGTAATTTGTGCAGTGTAGTTCTGTATGCTTCAAGAccgtaatggtcttgttgtgttaggttgctcatgatgtaaacgtttgatttaaatggaaaatacatgtattgagacagacagacagacagacaaacagacagacagacagacagacagacagacagacagacagacagacagacagacagatttagaGACGGGACCATAGGTCCCTTTcgtctagtcataatgtgtatgtgtatttagtaCGTACATAATGTGCATTACAgttttaaccagttttcatgtatgtactagatgtaatggacacgtagaCTAGCTATTGCTTTGATGCTacagttcatttatgaaaaatatatgtattgacaaacagacagacagacagacagacagaccacacacacgcatgcacacacacacacacacacacacacacacacacacacacacacacacacacacagctacttCTCCACAGCAGTTACATCCACGAAAACATCATACAGAAAGTAATTTACCTTGATCAAAATTACCACTGTTGGCTGCCATTCTCAGCTTCCTCTCTTCTATACAgcaaatattattaaattaaattagtcTAATTGTTTTGATTCTTTTTTGTTTAACTTTTAATAATCATAGGGTACGgcagtaccctgtatgtagggattgccaAGGTTATGGAGGGTTGTGGGGGCATAGTCGTCTTTTTACAcgcttagaaaacatagtaaatgaa
This genomic window contains:
- the LOC134184152 gene encoding uncharacterized protein LOC134184152 isoform X1, encoding MTDMSVGLLLVLLGFANYAATSDIPLPTPPQLKWSKWELGAIIHFNMATFLSGDGCEFPGKGVPPPSLFSPSKINTDQWAAAFQAFGAKYAVLVAKHNCGFALWPSKVHFPEFKFVYNYTVAQSKSPDNDIVESFVKSCRSHGIQPGFYYSVVTNYYLNVHGGEVQTSHLMPGMANVTQDQYLQIVSAQLTELWSQYGQLGEVWFDGGYQHDIKGNLTSMLEKLQPNATAFNGQGVSKNAIRWIGTEAGRAPDPNWSTGESGGGDSDSSVWCPAECDTTLQNHDRWFYSSSEGIRSLDELIDVYHQTVGHNGNLLLDFSPDTNGLIPDNHIARYKELGDFIRTCYGKPINATKGVGPVLTIMINPPTTIDRIVLQEDQSQGQRVRTYNVSISTMSGLSASTVNGTSIGNKKIDLLPAPVQKVNKVEFRGITGIGTPILNHFGVYYCAG
- the LOC134184027 gene encoding uncharacterized protein LOC134184027: MTVLGQQGSHVGVVDRCVAIGCGYGLGGAEQKRKMSSIRCKVYCCSEPEDLLSNVDIRRFTFSSGTLSYSDLLVRIQQWLPRNNPAVHPPTVAYLTAEPSVLELNQPALKNLVQNEIEWTRVIQNHDPSLLLRLAAWDETGGSESINQSVLRAMLKYLDKHRYTGITDEKIKRNMQNGHINADEWPKLSSPIEEMKEHYTVVVIGSGYGGSISACRMARAGKDVCVLEQGKEVVPGDYPNTLEKVLPEVKLTLPDGSLWPSGFTNGFYDITISKNVLLWKGCGLGGGSLVNSSISIKPDSRVFETWPVELQQDMSRLEEGYQRATEVLCPAQYPNQATKPLKKFNSLQKASGVSVNCKLAFTNTTFKDRINDQGVHQKACVLCGDCNTGCNYGAKNTLLMNYLPDAKNHGAEIFCNVWVSDILRRDDGKWLVTCTYGGDHDGAPHQDKLVTADIVMLGAGSLGSTEILLRSREKNSLAISEMCGKRFGTDGDFFGLSYNGPDEVNGCGYSSHTPEEMKGKECGPCITGVWDLRSKSKPLSEGMIIEDITFPGAFASLLSAMLPAASLVWGKDTDPGNTGEKMLRILESLAEGPYSGATQHNLMLGGMSTYGSKDQSGELSLVDGRLCIDFPNAIDPDHNSQVKAVLHQAAKNMNSTYIEDPLANPTVFKETIPKIEATIHPLGGCIMSDSYETGVVNHKGQVWSGPSKVYDSLYVTDGAIIPTSLGVNPLLTISALAERICMLLAADLGCTINYTPTPNVRHGDHAATQAVLDW
- the LOC134184153 gene encoding ankyrin repeat domain-containing protein 54-like; its protein translation is MAACLDEIEEKNDWDRGEFRLVFSNMPSSVLTLSSLDGDGNLDVNDGASDETRKRGGGKMTRKRRPCVERVTAHTIIGGSSFLKERKLRMAANSGNFDQVHKLLEEGVNVRAADDHGRTSLHFAASRGNVDIVSLLISNGADVNQRDRIGNTGLHLAACIGRIDVVTVLLKAGTDVNAEDMAGHTPLQLARGRLRLLTEDKFLRAMPFRLRQEVAQIVDLLKVYLHRTGDTESGNQLEALGQRLASTATLEEVDEIQDVLAGFMSLSLQKEKDA
- the LOC134184152 gene encoding uncharacterized protein LOC134184152 isoform X2 gives rise to the protein MTDMSVGLLLVLLGFANYAATSDIPLPTPPQLEWSSWELGALVTYNMATYVAGDGCEFPGKGVPPPSLFSPSKINTDQWAAAFQAFGAKYAVLVAKHNCGFALWPSKVHFPEFKFVYNYTVAQSKSPDNDIVESFVKSCRSHGIQPGFYYSVVTNYYLNVHGGEVQTSHLMPGMANVTQDQYLQIVSAQLTELWSQYGQLGEVWFDGGYQHDIKGNLTSMLEKLQPNATAFNGQGVSKNAIRWIGTEAGRAPDPNWSTGESGGGDSDSSVWCPAECDTTLQNHDRWFYSSSEGIRSLDELIDVYHQTVGHNGNLLLDFSPDTNGLIPDNHIARYKELGDFIRTCYGKPINATKGVGPVLTIMINPPTTIDRIVLQEDQSQGQRVRTYNVSISTMSGLSASTVNGTSIGNKKIDLLPAPVQKVNKVEFRGITGIGTPILNHFGVYYCAG